Below is a window of Pseudomonas monteilii DNA.
CGTCTGGCGGACGTCGACGGGCCGAAGATCTTCCCCCATGACCCAGGCACCCTGCCCAACCGCGAGGATGATCTGGCCGCCGGGATGGACGAGTACGTGAACATGGCCAAGCGCGGGCTCAAGCGCTGGGACGAGATTGCCAGCGTGCCGGACGGCCTGCGCGGGCTGGAGCGCACGCGCAAGCTGGACCTGGAAGACTGGATGGACGCGCATGGGCTCGACGCGGTGGTTTTCCCGACCGTGGCCGACGTCGGCCCGGCAGACGCCGACGTCAACCCGGCCAGCGCCGACATCGCCTGGAGCAACGGCGTGTGGGTGGCCAACGGCAACCTAGCGATCCGTCACCTGGGGGTACCGACCGTGACCGTGCCCATGGGGGTGATGGCCGACATCGGCATGCCGGTAGGGCTGACCCTGGCAGGCCGTGCCTACGATGACTCGGCACTGCTGCGCTATGGCGCGGCATTCGAAGCCACCGGCAACCGCCGCCGCGTGCCGCCCCGTACGCCGCCGTTGGTAGGTTGAGCGCAGCGCCTGCGCCTTTGCTGACATCGGGGGTACAGGCGCGGCTGTGGGTTGTCCGCGATGCAGGCGGTGGCTGACCGGACGTCATCGCGGGCAAGCCCGCTCCCACAGGTCCGTGGCGGCCTGTCCCATCGCGGTGTGGTCATGGAGGGTTGGACTTGCATGGCGGGCCTGACAGAACCACGCCATCCCTTGTGGGAGCGGGCTTGCCCGCGATGCAGGCGACGCGGGCTCACAGGTCCATGGCGGTCTGTTTCACCGCAATGTGGTTAGGGAGGATTGGACTGCATGGCGGGTCTGACAGACCGACGCGCTCCTTTTGCATGCTTGACGAACGCTCTTCAATTCAACACCATGTTGCAATTCAACAAAGCGTTTAAAGCATGCCTTCACCTCCTGCTACCGACTCCGAATGCCACCTCGTCTTCACGACCCTGAAGGCCGCCTTGCAGGCCCTGGCCAGCGTGCTGCCGCGCAACGTCGAGTTGATCCTGCATGACCTGCGCACACTCGAACAGTCCGTGGTCGCCATCGCCAACGGTCATCTTTCAGGCAGAACCGTGGGCAGTCCGATCCTCGCCGCGCCCGAGCAGGATCTGGGTTTCAAGGCGTTGATGCGTGCGTCCGAACACCAGGCTGGCAGCGACCCCGTGGTGATTACCGATTACCCGACCTGCCTCAAGGGCCGTTCGCTGCGCAGTGCCACGGCCCTGTTTCGCGACTCGGACGGGGTGCCGTTCGCCAGCCTGTGCGTCAACACCGACGTGACGGGGCTGGGCGCAGCGCTCGAACTGCTGCAAGGCCTGCACCCCCTGGGGGCTCAGCCCGCCGTGACCGAGCGGCCTGTCGCCACTCAGGCACCGGCCGACATGGCCGTGCTCATGGGCGAGATCATCGAGACGGCCCTGCGTCGCTCGGGCCGCGGCAAGATGGACAAGGCGGCCAAGGTCGAGGCCGTGCGCCTGATGCAGGAGCGTGGGCTGTTCATCGTCAAGGGTGGGGTCGAAAAGGCCGCGGCCGCCCTGGGTGTCACTCGCTTCACCGTCTACAACTACCTGGACCAATTGCGCGACGAAGCAGGCGACCCCGCCTCCGCGCGTCACGAACGGAGCCAACCGTGACCTTGCACATCGCTACCCCCCTGATCGAATCGCGCCCTCTGTCGCTGGCCTGTGGCCGACCGCTGTCGCTCAAGCTCGAAGCCCTGCAACCCTGTGGCTCGTTCAAGCTGCGTGGCGTTGGCCATGCCTGCGAAGTCCATTTCGCCCGTGGCGCCCGGCATTTCGTCTCGTCCTCCGGCGGCAATGCCGGGCTGGCCGTGGCCTACGCCGGTCGGCACCTGGGCGCCGCCGTGACCGTGGTGGTCCCACAGACCACGAGCGAGCGGGCCAAGGCACTGCTGGAGATGGAAGACGCCAAGGTCATCGTGCACGGCAGCTCCTGGCAGGAGGCCAACGAACTGGCACTGACCCTGGTCGGGCCGGACGATGCCTTCATCCACCCCTTCGATGACCCGCTGCTCTGGGAAGGCCATGCCAGCCTGGTGGACGAGCTGGCCCAGGCGGCCTACAAGCCCGACGCGATCATTCTCTCGGTCGGCGGAGGCGGTCTGCTCAGCGGCGTCATCGAGGGGCTGCGCCGCAATGGCTGGCACGATGTACCGGTGCTGGCGGTGGAGACCGAAGGCGCCGCGTCCTTGCACCGTGCCCTCGAAGCAGGCGAACGGGTCGAACTGGAACGCATCGACTCCTTCGCCACTTCACTGGGCGCCAAGCAGGTCGCAGCCCAGGCCCTGGCCTGTGCCCAGACGCACCCGGTGATCAGCCACCTGGTCAGCGACCGCGCCGCGCTGCAGGCCTGCGAGCGCTTCCTGAATGACCACCGCCTGCTGGTCGAGCCGGCCTGTGGCGCCGCGCTGGCCCTGGCTTATGCACCCGATGCCCTGTCGGCCTACCGCAACCCGATGGTGGTGGTCTGCGGAGGCGCGACTGCGACGCTCGAACAGATTCAGGCCTGGCTGGGCACCTTGGACTGAGGCGGAGCGGTTCTGGCTGCGCGGTTCAGAATCACCCACTGCATCCAGGGCGACACATGCTGCAACCCTCGCGTGGCGATCATTCGACCGCTGGCCTGCCCCTGGCCGGGTCGATCTGTTAAACAGGGCATTCTTTCCTCGCACTGGAGCCTACGATGCCCAACGCGTTTCCCACCACCAGGCGCCGCTGGCTGTTCGGCGCCCTGGCGCTGGCCCTGGCTGTGGCGTTACCCACCGGCTGCAGCGTGTTGCAACACAAGGAACGTGAACTGGTGTTTCGCATCGAGCCAGGCCAGGCCAGCTGGTTCCACGGCCTGCCGGCCGGCGTGCAGGAGCTGGACCTGCGCGCCCCGAGCTTCGACCAGCAACAGAGCCTGCATGCCTGGTGGTGGCCGGCCAAGCGCGCCAACGCACCCGCCATTCTCTACCTGCACGGCGTGCGCTGGAACCTGACCGGCCAGCTGTTTCGCATCGAGCAGTTGCACGCCATGGGCTATTCGGTGCTGGCCGTCGACTACCGCGGCTTCGGCCAGAGTCGCGGCGACCTGCCCTCGGAATCCACGGTCTACGAAGACGCCCGCATTGCCTGGGAGCGCCTCACCCAGCTGCAACCGGACCCCAGCAAGCGGCTGATCTTCGGCCATTCGCTGGGCGGCGCGATCGCCGTGGACCTGGCCACGGACCTTTCGCAGCGGGCGCGCCAGGCTGGCAGCCCGGTGCCGGCCCATGGGCTGATCCTGGAGTCGACCTTCACGTCGCTTGGCGACATTGCCGGGGTGGTGACCAACACCAGCCTGCCGGTGCGCTGGCTGCTGTCGCAGAAATTCGATTCGCTCGGCAAGATTCCGGAGCTCGACATGCCTCTGCTGGTCGTGCACGGGCTCAACGACCGCTACGTGCCGTCGCGCTTCAGCCAGGCCCTGTTCGACGCGGCGCCGCAGCCCAAGACCCTGCTGCTGGTGCCCGGTGCGGGCCACATCGACAGCATGCGTATCGCCGGGGCACGCTACCGTCAGGCGATCGATGCGCTGCTGTGAACGTCACTGCACCGGCAGGAAGTTCATGAACAGCAAACTCTGGGCGTAGTTCAGGCCGATGCGTCGGTAGCGCTCGTCGAGCATTTCGGCCAGCAGGTCCAGGCGCGCGACGATCTTGCCGAAGCCCACGGCGAAACTCAGGTTGCTGCCCTCCTCCGAAATCTCGTTGGAGAACAGCAGCAACACCCCGTCGGCATCCTGTCGCTGGCTGAGCATCCAGGTGGCCTTCTCGATGTTGCGCGCCGCGTTGCTGACGAACAGCGGGTCGATGGCGTCGGTCATGAAGAACTCGGTGCGCCCGCCGTGCGCGGTGACCAGCATGCTGCCGATGGCATAGATGAAGGCACCGACCCGATCACCCCGGAAGTCGGGGTCCAGCGCGTAGCTCAGGGCCGCGAGGTCGCGACGCTGGCCCAGTTGCGGCAAGGGCTGGCGTTGCTCGATGGCCAAGCGGATCTGCCGTTCGGCGGTCTCGGCGTCCACGTAGCCCGAGCGTTTCCACTGGTCGGGGTTGCGCAGGTACAGCTTGTTCATCAGCCGGTACAGGCTGCGCAGGTTGTCACGCATCGCCAGCGTGGCCATGCGGTCGACGCTGGTCTGGAAGAACTCGCGCGGGGTGCCTTCGCTCAGCTGCGCGGCCAGGCCACGGCCTGACGAATGACTGCATGCGGCAAGGCACAGGCACAGGCTGGCCAGCAGCAGCATGCGGATACGGTTGGACGAACGAACAGCCATGAGACAGGATCGACAGTCGGCGGCGCGCCGGGGATCGGCGCGACCTGGCCATGCATAGAACCGCGAAGCCCGAAAAAGTGCAGTCGCGAGGGCTATTTGCGCGGCATCATGGGCCGTTGACAAGACCATTTCTGCTCAGAGGAGAAACAGATGTTCAAGGCAATCCTGATCGACAAGGCCGCGCATGGGCAGCAGGCGCACGTCACCGACCTTGACGATGACCAGCTTCCCACTGGCACGGTCACCGTGCGCGTGGCCTACAGCACCCTCAACTACAAGGATGCGCTGGCGATCACGGGCCAGAGCCCGGTGGTCCGGCAGTTTCCGATGGTGCCGGGGATCGACCTGGCAGGCACGGTCGAACACAGCGATCACGCTGACTGGAAGGCCGGTGACCGCGTCGTGCTCAACGGCTGGGGTGTGGGGGAGCGTCACTGGGGCGGCCTGGCTCAGCGGGCCCGGCTCGATGGCGACTGGCTGGTGCCCATGCCCGCCGGACTGGACGAGCGCCAGTGCATGGCGGTCGGCACGGCCGGGTACACCGCCATGCTGTGCCTGATGGCGCTGGAGCGTCATGGCCTCACGCCCGATCAGGGGCCGGTGCTGGTCACCGGGGCCAGCGGTGGCGTCGGCAATTTCGCCGTGAGCTTGCTGGCCCAGGCAGGCTATCAGGTCATTGCGGCCACGGGCCGTGCTGAAGAAGCCGATTACCTGCGCACCCTCGGTGCCAGCGAGGTACTGGCGCGCAGTGAACTGTCGGAGCCGGGTAAACCGCTCGGCAAGGAGCGCTGGGCGGCGGCCATCGATTCGGTGGGCAGCCATACCCTGGCCAACGTCTGTGCCGGGACGCGGTCCGAAGGGCTGGTAGCGGCCTGCGGGCTGGCCCAGGGCATGGATTTCCCGTCCTCGGTGGCGCCGTTCATCCTGCGGGGCGTCAGCCTGCTGGGCATCAACAGCGTGACCCAGCCCTATGCGCGGCGGGTCGAGGCGTGGCAGCGGCTGGACACGGTGCTGGACCGCCAGCAACTGGACCTGATCACCCACTCGATCGGCCTGGACGAGGCACTGGATCGAGCCCCTGCCTTGCTGGCGGGCCAGGTCCGTGGCCGCCTCGTCGTGGACGTGAACCGCTGAACGACGTACTCCCGCACCCCGTCATGTTGACGTGCACGTCAACATGACGCTAGCGTAGGCGATCTTCTCGGCGAGCCTTCCCATGAGCGATCAGACCTACAGCATTTCCGACCTGTCGCGGGAGCTGGACATCACCACCCGCGCCATCCGCTTCTATGAAGAACAAGGCCTGCTCAGCCCCACGCGACGGGGTCAGGAGCGCATCTATTCACCCCGTGACAAGGTCACGCTGAAGTTGATCCTGCGGGGCAAGCGCATCGGTTTCTCGATCGCCGAATGCCGCGAGCTGATCGCCCTGTACGACCCCAGCAGCGGCAACCGCAAGCAGCTCGAAAGCATGCTGGCCAAGATCGACGAGCGCCGTGGGCAGCTCGAGCAGCAGATGCTCGACATCCAGCAGATGCAGATCGAACTGGACGTGGCCCAGGAGCGCTGCGAGCAGGCGCTGGCCACGACCCTCGCCCACCCCAGCACCCCCTTGAGTTGAACCGGAGACCTGCCATGTCACTACCGACGCACGTGCGTGTGGTCGAAGTCGGTCCACGCGACGGCTTGCAGAACGAGGCGCGCCCCATCGCGGTGGCCGACAAGATCCGCCTGGTCGACGACCTCAGCGCGGCTGGCCTGCGCTACATCGAGGTCGGCAGTTTCGTGTCGCCCAAGTGGGTACCGCAGATGGCGGGTTCGGCCGAGGTGTTCGCGGGCCTGGCGCGCCAGCCGGGTGTCACCTACGCCGCCCTGGCCCCCAACCTGCGTGGATTCGAAGACGCTCTGGCGGCCGGTGTCGAAGAGGTGGCCGTGTTCGCCGCCGCCTCGGAGACCTTTTCGCAGCGCAACATCAACTGTTCGATCCGTGAAAGCCTGGCCCGCTTCGAGCCGATCCTGACAGCGGCCAAGGCCCATGGCGTACGGGTGCGCGGCTATGTGTCCTGCGTCCTGGGCTGCCCCTATGAAGGCACGATCAGTCCCGAACAGGTGGTGCCGGTGGCCCGGGCGCTGTATCAGATGGGCTGCCATGAGGTGTCGCTCGGCGACACGCTGGGCGTGGGCACCGCGAACGCCACGCGCCGGTTGTTCGATCAGGTGGCGAGCGCTGTGCCACGGGAGGCCCTGGCCGGGCATTTCCATGACACGTATGGCCAGGCCGTGGCCAATGTCTACGCCAGCCTGCTGGAAGGCATCGCGGTGTTCGACGCCTCGGTCGCCGGGCTGGGTGGCTGCCCCTATGCCCGCGGTGCCACGGGTAACGTCTCGACCGAGGATCTGGTGTACCTGCTCCAGGGGCTGGGCATCGAGACCGGTATCGAGCTCGAGCGGCTGGTAGCTGCGGGCCAGCGCATCAGTGACGTGCTGGGGCGCACCACAGGTTCGCGGGTGGCGCGGGCGCGGCAGGTGTCGTCTGTCACCGAGCACGGCGGCTGAGTGTTACCGGCCTGCGTAAACGGGCGAAAAAGCGGGTAACAGGGAAACAATTTGACGCGTATTGCCTGGCACCCCGCCGAACGAAATCTTCAACTGCTTGATTTTAAAGGGTTTTAAAAAGTTGGCACGACATCTGCTATCTCTTAGGCATAACAAGAACAACAAGCGAAACACCCAATAACAATAACAGGCAGCGGTTCTGACATAACAAGAACAACACGGCAGAGACGCAGCAAGCAGATTTTTTTGAAGTCGATGTGCACGGCAGGTCAACCGACACAGAACAACAAGACTACCTCGAGGTAGTGACGGTCGGACACAGGCTCGCAGGCAATTGCAGATCAGCGCTCAAAAAAATACGTTTGCTCTTGACCCCGGATGGGGGTCGTTCGCGACACCGAGACATGGCTGACAATCACAACAACAGGCCGGTCCTCGATAACAATAAGAGCACGCAGCAACATTTCGGGGGGAGCTTAGGCTCCCCCTCGTGCTTTGCGCTCACCCGTTCTCTTCCTCTTCACGCGCCTTGCGCTCGGACCTCACTTCGATACGGTCGACCAGCGTCGGCATGCTGTGCAGCACCAGCAGTGCCATCAGCGTGCTCACCAACGCCGTCGCCTCACGCCCCATGCCCGCTGCCGTACCGATCGCCGCCGTCATCCACAGACCGGCGGCCGTGGTCAGCCCTTTCACGTGACTGGTCTCGCGGCCATTGCCCTTCAGGATGGTCCCGGCCCCGAGAAAGCCGATGCCGGCGACGATGCCCTGAATGACACGGCTCATGGCCTGGGCGTCGGCACCGGCCATATTCGGGGCCAACACGAACAGCGCAGCGCCCAGCGAGACCAGCATGTGCGTACGCACACCGGCCGACTTGCCCTTGCTTTCACGCTCCAGCCCTAGCACTGCGCCCAGCAGCGCCGCCATCAACAACCTGACCAGGATCCGCGTGACCTGCTCCACATCGGCCAGGTCGGCGAATTCGGCTTCGAGGGTGTCGCCGATCGTGTCCAGCACTGCGTTCATCGCAAGAGGCTCCTGGCAGGTTCATGTCAACCATGGACTGCCAGTGCACGCCAGGAGTGCCCTGAATGTGGCGTGCCTGCCAGGGACGCTACCCTCAGGCCGCCGCGCGTGCGCTTGCCAAACGACCGATGCCGGTGGCAACGTCGATGCCTGCACCGGGATACGACCCGAACACCCGCGCCTGGCGTGGGTCTGACAGTCTTACTTCCTCGATCCTCGCCACGGAGAACCGCATGCAACGACGCCCCCTCGGACGCACCTCTTTGCAGGTCAGCGCCATCGCCCTGGGCACCATGACCTGGGGCGAACAGAACACCCAGGCCGAAGCCTTCGAACAGATTCGCCTGGCCAAGGACGCCGGGGTCAACTTCCTCGACACCGCCGAGATGTACCCGGTACCGCCCAATGGCGACACCTATGGCAGCACCGAGCGCATCATCGGCGAGTACTTTCGCCAGTTCGGCGACCGGGGCGACTGGGTGCTGGCCAGCAAGGTCGCCGGTCCCGGGCGCATGCCGCACATTCGCGACGGCAACCCGCGCCTGAACCGGGCCAACATCGTCAAGGCCTTGGAAGACAGCCTCCAGCGGCTGCAGACCGATTACCTGGATCTCTACCAACTGCACTGGCCGGATCGCAAGGCCAACTTCTTCGGGCAGCTGGGCTTCACCTTCGACCCTGACGATCAGTTCGTGGCGATCGAAGATACCCTCGAAGTGCTCGACGAGCTGGTCAAGGCCGGCAAGATCCGCCACATCGGGCTGTCCAACGAAACGCCCTGGGGCACGATGCGCTTCCTGCAGCTGGCCGAAAGCCGCGGCTGGCCGCGTGCCGTGTCGATCCAGAACCCGTACAACCTGCTCAACCGCACGTTCGAGGTTGGCCTGGCGGAAATCGCCCTGCGCGAGCAGATCGGCCTGCTGGCCTACTCGCCTCTGGCCTTCGGCGTACTCAGCGGTAAATACCTCGAAGGAGCGCGACCGGCCGGTGCGCGCCTGACCCGGTTCGAACGCTTCCAGCGCTACACCAATCCCCAGGCCGAAGCTGCATCGCAGCGCTACGTCGAGCTGGCACGCGCGCACGGGCTGGACCCTGCACAACTGGCGCTGGCCTTCGTCACCAGCCGCCCATTCGTGACCAGCAACATCATCGGCGCGACCACGCTGGAGCAGCTGAAGCACAACCTGGCCAGCATCGACCTGACACTGGATGCCTCGCTGGTCCAGGCCTTGGAAGCGATTCACGTCGAACAGCCCAACCCGGCGCCTTGAGCCGCGGAGAAGCCCGGGCGGGTGGCAGCCCTGCATGACCGCCCTCCTGGCGTTGAATCGGGACCTGGGGGGGCAACTGTCTTTTTCGACTTGGTACATGCCCGGCTGCATGGGCTTACCCGCGACGCAGGTGGCGCCTGACAAGGCCCTATCGCTGGCAAGCCAGCTCCCACCCAGACCTCTGCAGCCGTCAGTATAGGTATGGCTGCGCAAGCAGCTTGTGGGGCTTACCCGCGACGCGGGTGGCGCCTGACAAGGCCCTATCGCTGGCAAGCCAGCTCCCACCCAGACCTCTGCAGTCGTCAGCGTAGGTATGGCTGCGCAAGCAGCTTGTGGGAGCGGGCTTGCCCGCGATAGCGTCGGGTTCGTCGCCGCCTGCATCGCGGGCAAGCCCGCTCCCACAACGTAGACTTAGGCCTGTCAGATCATCAATGCGATGCACAATGCAGGAGCTTAAGTAGCAGCGTTTGCGGCGGCACAGCGTCCGCGCGCCAGAATTGTCAGCCTCCCCCATCGCACTTTTCACCCTGTCGACGGTCTATCGACTCTTGCCTGCGGCCACCGTGCAGTTCAGTCCGGGCCAAACGCAAACGGCTTGTGTAGGATGGTCCGGCAGCCTCGGGCCGCTGCCAGTCATAGGGAGATCTTCATGCGCGTGTTGTCATCCGCTGCCTGCCTTGCCTTCGTGGCGCTGAGCGTGGGGCCGTTCACCCTGGCCCACGCCATGAGCGGGGAGGAAACGCAGCTGATCGATTCGATCAACCACTACCGCAGCCAGACCCAGGCCTGCGGGGGTGAAGCCTCCCTGGAACTGGCGCCGCTCAACAGCGACACACGCCTGGCGCTGTCTCCGGAAGGCACCCGCGACCTGCAGCAGGCCATGACCCAGGCGGCCTACCCCATGGTCAATGTCCAGGCCATCAGCCTTTCAGGCCCTCGCAATGCCCAAGCCGCGATGCAGGTGATCGAGGAAAGCTTCTGCCAGGTCGTGCTTGATCCCCAGTTCGTCGACATCGGCGTGAGCCAGGAAGGCCGCGACTGGCGTATCGTGCTGGCCCGTCCGCTGTTGAGTGGACGGCTGGGCGATTGGCAGGTCGAAGGGCAGAAACTGCTTCAGGAGATCAACGCTGCGCGCAGCCTGCCGCGCCAGTGCGGCGGCCAACCCTTCGCCCAGGCCGGCGCCCTCACCTGGAACACGACCCTGGCAGGCGTGGCCGCCACTCACACCCGCGCCATGGCCAACCAGAACTACTTCGACCACCTCGACAAGGAAGGTCGCACGCCCGGCGATCGTGCCGAGCTGGCTGGCTACCTGTACCGGCAGATCGGCGAGAACATCGCCGCCGGGCGCGATACCCCCCGCAAGGTGGTCGATGGCTGGCTGGCCAGCCCTGGACACTGTGCCACGCTGATGAATCCGGACTTCACCGAGCTGGGGGCCGCCTATGCCGTGGACCCCAAGAGCGATGCCGGCATCTACTGGACCGGTCTGTTCGGCGCGCCGCAGTAAGCCAGCCCTGCCCTGCCGCGCTTCTCTTCAATAGTCGAAGCGGTCCACCGCACGTCGCCGTTCGTTGTCGTCCCGGCGGTCGTAGCTGGCGGTGGTCTGGATGTTGGCGTGGTGCGCCAGTTTCTGGGCAATCGACAGGTCATGCTCTTCGATCACCCGGGTGATGAACGCACGACGAAAGTCATGGGGCATGATCTTGATCCCGACCTGCGCGCCCCGCTGGCGGGCGATGTAGTAGATGGCGTGCTTGGTGATGCGTGCCCGGGTGATGTGGTTGCCACGGCGAATACGATTGAACAGGAAGCTGTCGTCTTCCAGCCCCGGGGGCAATGCCTCGCGACGAAAGCTCAGCCAGGCCTGGAGCCGCTCGAAGACCCAGGGCGGCGCGTACTTGATCAATTGGCGGTTACCCTTGCCCAGCACCTGCACGCTGCGCTCCTCGAAATCCACCTGGCTCAGGTCGATGTCCACCGACTCCGACTTGCGCATGCCGGTGCCGTAGAGCAACGCGATGATCGCCGCATCTCGGATGCCTTGCGGCCGGGGGTCGGCAGCGCAGACATCCATCAGTTCGCGGATCAGGCTGCGGCGCAGGTTGCGTCCCGGCGGCAGGCGGCTGCCACTGGCGGGCTTGACCTCGCGGATCTTCAGCAACCGGTCGTGAGAAATCAGCTCCAGGCGCCAGGCCTCGTTCATCACGCCGCGTATGGCATTGACGTAGAGCGACGACGTGTTGGGCGCGAAGCCATCGGTGCGCAGGGCTGCCACCAGCCCGATCACGTGCCCAGCCTCGAGCTGATGCCAGGGCACGTCGGCGATGTCGCAATCGTCGAACCCCAGGCGGTCGGCGACGTCCTGCAGCACGTAGCGCATGGTCAATTGGCTGGACGGCGCCAGGCGAGCGAGGTAGTGCGACAACGGGTTGAGCGGAAGACTGGGCAAAACGAGGTCCTGTGCACGCGGGATGAACGCTTGGTGAGATCGGCTCCGCCCGCCAGCGCCTCGGCGCGGGGCCACGGGGAATGGTACCGCATTCGGCACGTCCAGACGATCAACGCCCATCACCGGATCAAGACGTAACCGTGCCAACCGTTGGTCGGAAAACCCAGAGACGCTCGCGTGCTTGAACGTGCGTGTCATCAGCCAGAAGCCGCGCACTAGACGCTTGCCGCTGCAACACGGTCTGCCCGCCCACGACGTTGGTCGTACTGGACAAGGCTGCGTTCACGCGCCTGTCACGATCAGTACGCGAAGATGGCGTTTCAGGTGCTATCGTTACCCTTCGCGCAGGCCGAGGTTCGGTGGCGCCATCGCCGTGTTCGACGTCGAGAACAAGGAGGCTGGCCATGAACAAGATGACCTTTCCCAATGCATGCCAAGTGATGCGCTGGCACTTTCACCCCTTGGGCTTCGAAGCGACCATGGACGCGCCGCGCAGCCTGATCGCACGCGTCTTCGACCGGTCCACCGGCGAAACGCTGCTGGCGGTCGCCGGCATTCCCTGCACGGCGATCATGGCCGCCGCCGACGTCGAGCGCATCATCGAAGCCATAGAGGCAGAGCTAGAGGCCTTCGTGCCTTACTGCACCTTGCGCCACGCGGGCTAGGTCGGCCGACCCTGGACTACAGTGGCTTCCCCAGCGCGCTCCGAATGGCCTGGCATGCTTCGCTCGCGTGCTCAGGACGAGGCATGCCGGCCGAACCCTAGACAGTGAAGCGTGATGTCCTGTCTGGCCTTCACGGCGTTCATCATGATCGCTGCGGCTGTATTCACAAGATCCCTACTTCCCATTTATCCAGTGAACCCCAGGCACGTTCCTTTTTCGTGTCCACCCGCCAGACGCCACCCTTCCTGACGAGGCTGAACAGCATTTCGTAACGCAACCGCGTACTGGGGGCCTGACGGGTCATGAGCAGCGTACGCCGGGCAAGGGGCTCGACATCGATCAGCGTGTCGTCAGGTGAGTAGGTCGGGGGAAAGCCGAAGCTGCCCAATCGCCCATACGTACGCGGCTTGGGTGTGCAGAAGCGCTCGAATATCTGATTCTGGCTGTGCTGGATGGCCGGCCAGTCCAGCCCTTCATCGTCCGACTGTCTTTGACTTTGCTCGTAGCAATCCGTCTCCCAACGATGCATGGCCAACAGGAACCCGCGCAGTACGCTGACAGGATCCGTATCGTCCACGTCCGATGCGTCAAGCGAGACGGCAGGCCAAGGTATCGATATTTCCACGGGAGGTACCGGCGGCGCAGCCCCGTAGGCCTGCAGCGTGGCCACAACCTGCTCATGGCCACGCTCTTGAGCCATCGACAACGCATTGCGCGCGTCGCCCGTCTGCAGGTTCACCCCTGCGCCGGCAGCCAATAGCGCAGCCACGATGGCTTGGTGGCCTTCCTGGGCGGCGACCATCAAGGGGGTATGCTGAAAGGTGGACGTCTGCAGGTCGACGCAGGCATGTGCGGTCAGCAATGCCTTGACGACAGGCAGATGCCCTTGGTTGGCTGCCCAGCCGAGGGCGGTGTAGCCGATCGCTTCATCCGTGCGGTCGATGCGTGCAGCGTTTTCGATGAGACACTGGACCGTGTTGGTATGCCCCTTGATGGCTGCTTCGATCAGTGCCGTGCGACCCGTGGCCTTGTGGGTGGACTCGATATCGTCACCGCTGGCCAACAGCGCGCGCAGCTCGGCGGTTTGGCCTGAGGCAGCGGCCTGGAGGAGTGCTTTGCTCACGAGATCCGTCTCTGCTGATGAGGTAAGCCGTCAGTGTAAAACGCAAATGACCTTGGGTGGAACTCAACCCCCTCCCACTCAAGGCGCTGCCTGGCTGACCACCGACAGCGGCAGCAGCCCTTGGCCAGCCCTTTCTGCGTCGTCCAACGCGACCGGATCGCCTGCTTCGACCCTCCCTGCCTCGCGCACTCCCACGACTGGCAACGCATCGGCCGGCATCGGCCGCCCCAGCAGATACCCCTGCAGCGCATCGCAGCCCAGCTGGGTCAGGAAGTGGCGTTGGCATTCGGTTTCCACACCCTCGGCGACGATGCGCAGCCCCAGCGCCCGTCCCAGGGCGACGATGGCCGAGATGATCGCGGCATCGTCGCTGTCGTGTTCCAGGTCACGCACGAAGCCACGGTCGATCTTCAGTTCGTTGGCCGGCAGGCGCTTGAGGTACATCAGGCTCGAATA
It encodes the following:
- a CDS encoding integrase encodes the protein MPSLPLNPLSHYLARLAPSSQLTMRYVLQDVADRLGFDDCDIADVPWHQLEAGHVIGLVAALRTDGFAPNTSSLYVNAIRGVMNEAWRLELISHDRLLKIREVKPASGSRLPPGRNLRRSLIRELMDVCAADPRPQGIRDAAIIALLYGTGMRKSESVDIDLSQVDFEERSVQVLGKGNRQLIKYAPPWVFERLQAWLSFRREALPPGLEDDSFLFNRIRRGNHITRARITKHAIYYIARQRGAQVGIKIMPHDFRRAFITRVIEEHDLSIAQKLAHHANIQTTASYDRRDDNERRRAVDRFDY